Proteins from a single region of Amblyomma americanum isolate KBUSLIRL-KWMA chromosome 10, ASM5285725v1, whole genome shotgun sequence:
- the LOC144107923 gene encoding LOW QUALITY PROTEIN: histone H1-delta-like (The sequence of the model RefSeq protein was modified relative to this genomic sequence to represent the inferred CDS: deleted 1 base in 1 codon): MSDAEIKPAVPATPKAKGRKSTAGGPKKPASHPKYTEMVKKSIEALKERGGSSRQAIHKYIMSHYDVSKDSKVANTHLKLTLKRVTMRDARAVQSGLLKRSKGTGASGSFCLADKAAAGPKKSPVKHGPKKAGAAKPKKVAKPKPAKSAAAKPKVAKKPKSPKKAKSPKKPKVAKKATPKKAAAKK, translated from the exons ATGTCTGATGCCGAGATCAAGCCAGCCGTTCCAGCCACGCCGAAGGCCAAGGGCCGCAAATCCACTGCCGGAGGCCCCAAGAAGCCTGCCAGCCACCCCAAGTACACAGAGATGGTGAAGAAGTCCATTGAGGCCCTGAAGGAGCGCGGCGGTTCTTCTCGCCAGGCCATCCACAAGTACATCATGAGCCACTATGACGTCAGCAAGGACTCT AAGGTGGCCAACACGCACCTGAAGCTCACGCTCAAGCGCGTGACCA TGCGTGACGCACGTGCGGTCCAATCTGGTCTGCTGAAGCGATCCAAGGGCACGGGCGCGTCCGGGTCTTTCTGCCTCGCTGACAAAGCTGCAGCTGGACCCAAGAAGTCTCCTGTTAAGCATGGTCCCAAGAAGGCCGGAGCAGCGAAGCCTAAGAAGGTGGCAAAGCCCAAGCCAGCAAAGTCCGCCGCGGCCAAGCCTAAGGTTGCGAAGAAGCCCAAGTCACCCAAGAAGGCGAAGTCCCCGAAGAAGCCTAAGGTCGCCAAGAAGGCTACACCCAAGAAGGCGGCAGCGAAGAAGTAA
- the LOC144107296 gene encoding uncharacterized protein LOC144107296 gives MIEHEILCTGNQKTSTITLLTAMHMLVRAWEQVMPSTIANCFHHCGFAAGSMEESGDDGSLEPLPAAVRAVLQDVSFDDYVELDSDAAVCGARSDEDIVAEIVGEQSVPEEAEDEDDDEEREPVHPSAAEVMGALNVMRLFFSFEEGEEDSLRRIRALEDRVTTVALREKQKMITDCFAKCFSKSRTSSCKVKMNIHRCESSGGRHRVRHEGDTSMNMRG, from the exons ATGATCGAGCACGAGATTTTGTGCACTGGAAACCAGAAGACCAGCACCATCACATTGCTCACAGCAATGCACATGTTGGTGCGTGCATGGGAGCAGGTCATGCCGTCCACAATTGCAAACTGCTTCCACCACTGTGGCTTTGCTGCCGGAAGTATGGAAGAAAGTGGCGACGATGGGAGTCTAGAGCCTCTGCCTGCggctgtgcgtgctgtgctgcaggacgttagttttgatgattacgttgaattagacagcgatgcagcagtgtgcggtgcccgaagtgatgaggacattgtcgctgaaattgttggggagcaatctgtcccagaagaggcagaagacgaggacgacgacgaggagcGAGAGCCCGTGCATCCGTCCGCGGCAGAAGTTATGGGAGCGCTGAATGTCATgcgccttttcttcagctttgaagagggggaagaagactccctgcgtcgcattcgcgcgctagaagaccgagtgactacggtagccctcagagagaagcagaagatgataacagattgttttgctaaatgtttttc GAAATCCAGGACGTCTTCATGCAAGGTGaagatgaatattcacagatgcgAGTCCTCGGGTGGCCGGCACCGGGTGAGACATGAGGGCGACACTTCGATGAACATGAGGGGATGA